DNA sequence from the Arthrobacter crystallopoietes genome:
ACCGTCTTGACCAGGACCACCGTGGGCTTGCCCTTGAACTCGGTGGCAGCCTTATAGGCCGCGTAGACCTTGTGGTAATCGTGGCCGCCGCGCTTGAGGTTCCAGATTTCGGCATCGCTCAGGTCCGCGACCATGGCCTTGGTCTGCGGGGTCTTGCCGAAGAACTGGTCGCGGACGAAGCCGCCCGATTCCGCCTTGTAGGTCTGGTAGTCGCCGTCGGGGGTTTCGTTCATGATGTCCACGAGCGCGCCGTCGGTGTCCTTGGCCAGCAGGTCATCCCATTCGCGGCCCCAGACCACCTTGACCACGTTCCAGCCGGCACCGCGGAAGAACGCCTCAAGTTCCTGCATGATCTTGCCGTTGCCGCGCACCGGCCCGTCCAGGCGCTGCAGGTTGCAGTTGACGACAAACGTGAGGTTGTCCAGCTTTTCGTTGGCGGCGAGCTGCAGCAGTCCGCGGCTTTCCGGCTCGTCCATTTCGCCGTCGCCAAGGAAGGCCCAGACGTGCTGGTCAGAGGTGTCCTTGATGCCGCGGTTGTGCAGGTAGCGGTTGGACTGCGCCTGGTAGATGGCGTTCATGGGGCCGATGCCCATGGACACGGTGGGGAATTCCCAGAAGTGGGGCATCAGCCGCGGGTGCGGATACGAGGAGAGCGCGTGGCCTTCCCGCGACTTCTCCTGCCGGAAACCGTCCAGATCCTCCTCGGTGAGCCGGCCTTCCATGAAGGCGCGTGCATACATGCCGGGCGAGGCATGCCCTTGGAAGAAGACCTGGTCGCCGCCGCAGGGGTGGTCCTTGCCGCGGAAGAAGTGGTTGAAGCCAACCTCGTAGAGGGTGGCCGCTCCGGCGTAGGTGGAGATATGCCCGCCGACGCCTATTTCGGGACGCTGTGCCCGGTGGACCATGACGGCGGCATTCCAGCGCATCCAGGCGCGGTACTTGCGCTCGATCTCCTCGTTGCCCGGGTAGTGCGGCTCCTGGTCTGCGGGGATGGTGTTGACGTAGTCCGTGGTGGTCACCATGGGCACGCCGACACTCTGGGCACCGGCCCGCTGCAGGAGCGAGCGCATGATGAACTGGGCGCGCTCGGTGCCCTGGGTGCTGATCAGCTGGTCCAGCGATTCGGACCACTCCGCGGTCTCTTCCGGATCGCGGTCCGGGAACTGGTCGGCGAGCGCGCTCAGGATAGCCGGCGTCTCATCAATAACAGTCATGTGCTACCTCTCCATTGAGGACAGAGTTCTCCTGCCGTCTCAGCTTAATTTCCACAAGACGGAATGTTTATTCCGTTATGTAAGATACAGTGAACGATGTTGGTGCGTTCCCTGTCAACGTTATGACGAACACGTCCTGTAAGGAGAGCAGATGACATCCCATGCTTCGGCACCACAGGCGGGTACCGCCGTCGTTACCGGCGCCGGATCCGGTATTGGCCGCGCGGTGGCGCGGCAGCTGCTCGCGGCCGGCTTTTCCGTTGCATTGGCCGGCCGGCGCCCGGAACTGCTCGCGGAGACCGCCGAGGATAATCCTGCGGCGCTGGTGGTTCCGACCGACATCACAGATCCGGAAGCCGTCGAAAGCCTCTTCGCCAGCGTCCGCGAGCGTTGGGGACGCCTAGACCTGCTCTTCAACAACGCCGGCACCTTCGGCCCGGCGGCCGGCATCGACGAGATCAGCCTGGCGGAGTGGAATGACACGGTGGCGGTGAACCTCACCGGTGCCATGCTGTGCGCCGCAGCGGCGTTCCGGCAGATGAAGGCCCAGCAGCCGCAAGGTGGCCGGATCATCAACAATGGCTCCATTTCTGCGCACACGCCGCGGCCGCGCTCGGTGGCGTACGCGGCGACCAAGCACGCCCTGACCGGACTCACGAAGTCAATCGAACTCGATGGCAGGCCGTACGGCATCAGCTGCGGCCAGATCGATATAGGCAACACCTCGACCGGCCTCCTGCACGGGGCCGGCATCAGCGACGGGGCAT
Encoded proteins:
- a CDS encoding SDR family oxidoreductase, producing the protein MTSHASAPQAGTAVVTGAGSGIGRAVARQLLAAGFSVALAGRRPELLAETAEDNPAALVVPTDITDPEAVESLFASVRERWGRLDLLFNNAGTFGPAAGIDEISLAEWNDTVAVNLTGAMLCAAAAFRQMKAQQPQGGRIINNGSISAHTPRPRSVAYAATKHALTGLTKSIELDGRPYGISCGQIDIGNTSTGLLHGAGISDGALQPDGSRRVEPTFDVEEAARAVVLMATLPAQANINQLTITASGMPYIGRG